One window from the genome of Chitinispirillales bacterium ANBcel5 encodes:
- a CDS encoding winged helix-turn-helix domain-containing protein: protein MHEFKKNKNSWTFLTNHTHVLLCLARKNTVRVREIALEVGITERSVQLIISDLVDAGYIERKREGRCNSYRINGTLKLRHPLEQHKSINEVIELLKSSSEHTDITEPEVESN, encoded by the coding sequence ATGCATGAATTTAAAAAAAATAAAAACAGTTGGACTTTTCTAACTAACCATACCCATGTTTTACTGTGCCTTGCGCGTAAAAACACGGTTCGGGTGCGTGAGATTGCTTTAGAGGTGGGGATAACGGAGCGATCTGTTCAACTTATAATTTCAGATTTGGTTGATGCCGGATATATTGAGCGAAAACGTGAGGGAAGATGTAATAGTTACAGAATAAACGGAACGCTTAAGCTCCGACACCCATTAGAGCAACACAAGAGTATAAATGAGGTGATAGAGTTACTTAAATCTTCTTCAGAACATACCGATATAACTGAGCCCGAAGTTGAGTCAAATTAA